In Blautia sp. SC05B48, a single genomic region encodes these proteins:
- a CDS encoding DUF6050 family protein, translating into MKKMIKKVIAPVLVITVLFAVLRPFCIQDGECNYFLLLLLMGIPFGIGKMCVWMVPRGFDLGGTLAVWTMNLLIGGLIGSIVLLAMIGQAIIYLCVFLITLLTGIHKIPRIK; encoded by the coding sequence ATGAAGAAGATGATTAAAAAAGTGATAGCCCCAGTGCTGGTGATTACGGTATTGTTTGCAGTATTAAGACCGTTTTGTATTCAGGATGGAGAGTGCAATTATTTCTTGCTGTTACTTCTGATGGGGATACCGTTTGGAATAGGAAAAATGTGTGTCTGGATGGTTCCAAGAGGTTTTGACCTCGGAGGAACGCTGGCAGTATGGACAATGAATCTTCTGATTGGAGGATTAATAGGAAGCATCGTTCTTCTGGCAATGATTGGACAGGCGATCATTTATCTCTGCGTTTTTCTGATTACACTTCTTACAGGAATACATAAAATACCGAGAATAAAATGA
- a CDS encoding DUF6017 domain-containing protein — protein MQKIQFDYFTGMEAEQYSFYRVPKVLFTESCFKTLSCEAKVLYGLMLDRMSLSIKNRWLDSEDRVYIIFTVEEIAELMNCGTQKAVKLVKELDSSNGIGLIEKKRLGLGKPNVIYVKNFMIREVPDQKPTGNCADLQSEQEDHKKIADLQSKQERHKECANLQQEAENKGKTGISLNYENHHSGVVKTTIQDWAESQFQNSENHNSRMVEITNPEFPESQFQNSENHHSGIVEITNPEYPKSQSNNTDINKTDISETEINQSYPITSNNFPKKKDVMEEMRAYREVIHENIDYQYHAKEDVDELVELIIEVMMMPEDSMIRIAGVEKPVALVKSRFMKLNYSHIEYVLFCLNRNTTKVGNIKAYLLTALYNAPATINSYYQAEVNHDMYGG, from the coding sequence ATGCAGAAGATACAGTTTGATTATTTTACAGGGATGGAAGCGGAACAATACAGCTTCTATCGTGTCCCTAAAGTGCTGTTTACAGAATCCTGCTTTAAAACTCTTTCTTGTGAAGCAAAGGTATTATACGGTCTGATGCTGGACCGTATGAGCCTGAGCATTAAAAACAGATGGCTGGATTCAGAGGACAGAGTATACATTATCTTCACTGTGGAAGAAATTGCAGAGCTGATGAACTGCGGAACTCAAAAGGCAGTGAAACTGGTAAAAGAGCTGGACAGCAGCAATGGGATTGGATTGATAGAGAAGAAACGTCTGGGACTGGGAAAACCGAATGTTATTTATGTGAAAAATTTTATGATCAGAGAGGTTCCAGATCAAAAGCCGACAGGTAATTGTGCAGATCTGCAATCTGAGCAGGAAGATCATAAAAAAATTGCAGATTTGCAATCGAAACAGGAAAGACATAAGGAATGTGCAAATTTGCAACAAGAAGCAGAAAACAAGGGGAAAACAGGCATTTCTCTGAATTATGAAAATCATCATTCAGGAGTAGTGAAAACCACAATTCAGGATTGGGCAGAATCACAATTCCAGAATAGTGAAAATCACAATTCAAGAATGGTGGAAATCACAAATCCAGAATTTCCAGAATCACAATTCCAAAATAGTGAAAATCATCATTCCGGAATAGTGGAAATCACAAATCCAGAATACCCGAAATCACAATCTAATAATACTGATATTAACAAGACTGATATTAGTGAAACTGAGATAAATCAATCTTATCCAATCACATCAAATAATTTCCCAAAGAAAAAAGATGTGATGGAGGAGATGAGAGCATATCGTGAAGTGATTCACGAAAACATAGATTATCAATATCATGCCAAGGAAGATGTAGATGAACTGGTAGAACTGATAATTGAAGTTATGATGATGCCGGAGGATAGTATGATTCGCATTGCAGGAGTAGAAAAACCAGTTGCTTTGGTGAAAAGCAGGTTTATGAAACTGAACTATTCACATATCGAATATGTGTTGTTCTGCCTGAACCGAAATACAACTAAGGTTGGAAATATTAAAGCCTATCTTCTGACTGCCCTGTATAATGCCCCGGCAACGATAAACAGTTATTATCAGGCAGAAGTTAATCACGATATGTATGGAGGATAA
- a CDS encoding ParB/RepB/Spo0J family partition protein, whose product MRRPKKDIQLTSYDELLGLEETPEKSMNQVVEIDLAKLYPFKNHPFHVNDDEKMAETVESIKTYGVLTPALVRPRSEGGYEMISGHRRKRGCELCGKTTMPVLVRNYTDDEAVIIMVDSNIQRENLLPSEKAHAYKMKYDAMKHQGSKGEKYTADMVGEAAGDSGRTVQRYIRLAALSDALLEYVDNNKIPMIVGEKLSYLKPEEQEWLLEVIANSSIFPTKQQAEQLKECSANGKLNQSYIYAVLLKKESSKINVTIPAKKIGNYFPETYSKEQIEEVIFMLLDKWKENKKGVADAEDTV is encoded by the coding sequence ATGCGTAGACCGAAAAAAGATATTCAGCTCACCTCTTATGATGAATTACTGGGATTAGAGGAAACACCGGAAAAGAGTATGAACCAGGTTGTGGAAATAGATCTGGCAAAGCTCTATCCCTTTAAAAATCATCCGTTTCATGTAAATGATGATGAAAAAATGGCGGAAACCGTAGAGAGTATTAAAACTTATGGTGTTTTGACTCCTGCACTGGTAAGACCTCGATCCGAGGGTGGATACGAGATGATTTCCGGTCACAGAAGAAAAAGAGGCTGTGAACTGTGCGGAAAGACGACCATGCCGGTTCTTGTCCGAAATTATACGGATGATGAAGCAGTCATTATTATGGTTGATTCCAATATTCAGCGTGAAAATCTACTGCCAAGTGAAAAAGCTCATGCCTATAAGATGAAATATGATGCAATGAAGCATCAGGGAAGTAAAGGCGAAAAATATACAGCAGATATGGTAGGGGAAGCTGCCGGGGACAGTGGGAGAACTGTACAGAGATATATCCGTCTGGCAGCATTATCCGATGCTCTGTTGGAATATGTAGATAATAATAAGATTCCTATGATTGTGGGAGAAAAGCTGTCTTATCTGAAACCAGAGGAACAGGAGTGGCTTCTGGAAGTGATTGCCAATAGCAGTATCTTTCCGACAAAGCAACAGGCAGAACAGTTAAAAGAATGCAGTGCAAATGGAAAATTAAACCAGAGTTATATCTATGCTGTTTTATTAAAAAAGGAAAGCAGTAAGATCAATGTGACGATCCCGGCAAAGAAAATCGGCAATTATTTTCCGGAGACATATTCTAAAGAACAGATAGAAGAAGTCATTTTCATGCTTTTGGATAAATGGAAAGAAAACAAAAAAGGAGTAGCAGATGCAGAAGATACAGTTTGA
- a CDS encoding ParA family protein yields MCKVIAIANQKGGVAKTTTTINLGAGLVKSGKRVVLVDADPQGHLTMGLGFPKNLKVTLKSMIENIIMGLEFDPKEAILHHEEGVDLIPSNKLLAGMDMSLFTVEDREKVLKEYLELLKDEYDYILIDCMPSLGMLTINALSAADSVLIPVQPQYYAADGLMELLKMVKGIHQRFNPDLQIEGILFTMDNCRYNNAKRNKQAIKTTYGNDIKIFEQTIPRTESLAETASEGVSIFAYDGKSKGADSYLELVQEVLKHA; encoded by the coding sequence ATGTGTAAGGTAATTGCTATTGCAAATCAGAAAGGCGGAGTAGCCAAAACAACGACAACAATCAATCTGGGAGCTGGACTGGTGAAGTCAGGGAAAAGAGTAGTCCTGGTAGATGCTGATCCACAGGGGCATTTGACAATGGGATTGGGATTTCCCAAAAATCTCAAGGTAACATTAAAGAGTATGATAGAAAATATTATCATGGGACTGGAATTTGATCCGAAAGAAGCAATTCTGCACCATGAAGAGGGTGTTGACCTGATTCCGTCCAATAAATTGCTTGCCGGAATGGATATGTCTTTATTTACAGTAGAGGACAGAGAAAAGGTATTGAAAGAGTATCTGGAACTGCTGAAGGATGAGTATGATTATATTCTGATTGACTGTATGCCATCACTGGGAATGCTGACGATCAATGCTTTAAGTGCAGCGGACAGTGTTCTGATTCCGGTGCAGCCACAATATTATGCGGCAGATGGACTCATGGAATTATTGAAGATGGTAAAGGGAATCCATCAGAGATTCAATCCGGATTTACAGATAGAAGGCATTTTATTCACAATGGATAATTGCCGTTACAATAATGCGAAGAGAAACAAACAGGCGATTAAAACTACATATGGAAATGACATTAAGATTTTTGAGCAGACGATTCCGAGAACAGAAAGCCTTGCAGAAACAGCATCGGAGGGTGTAAGTATCTTTGCTTATGATGGAAAAAGCAAAGGGGCAGACAGTTATCTGGAACTGGTTCAGGAGGTGTTGAAACATGCGTAG